One Bufo gargarizans isolate SCDJY-AF-19 chromosome 3, ASM1485885v1, whole genome shotgun sequence DNA segment encodes these proteins:
- the LOC122930985 gene encoding ribonuclease P protein subunit p21-like: MANQIKDKEALQRLNFLYQAAHCVLAANPENVELARFYCHTEKTIGKRLVLRQDPSIKRTICKRCSSLLLAGITCTVRQRKRRGQRLTLIRCLSCGLTKRFLNNPNHKLWSEQPEALLENQPKQDLNPRSQQNLPKEKGSSAKPENTNKMAS; the protein is encoded by the exons ATGGCAAATCAGATTAAAGACAAAGAAGCTTTGCAGAGGCTGAACTTCCTTTACCAG GCTGCACATTGTGTTTTAGCTGCAAACCCTGAGAATGTGGAACTCGCTCGATTCTACTGTCATACAGAAAAAACCATTGGCAAACGTTTAGTGCTAAGACA ggATCCATCTATAAAAAGGACAATATGCAAAAGATGTAGCTCTCTCCTGCTTGCTGGTATCACGTGTACTGTCAGGCAAAGAA AACGTCGAGGACAACGGCTGACGTTAATTAGATGTCTTAGCTGTGGTCTTACTAAACGTTTCCTAAATAACCCAAACCACAAGCTGTGGAGCGAGCAGCCAGAGGCACTACTGGAAAACCAGCCCAAACAAG ATCTAAATCCTCGATCACAACAAAACTTGCCGAAAGAGAAAGGATCTTCTGCCAAACCAgaaaataccaataagatggcCTCCTAA